One Williamwhitmania taraxaci genomic window, ATTCTTCTTATTGCGGGGAGTGGGGGGCGTGCCCTTGCCACGGCCGGGGAATCGCGCCTGAAGATCGTCGTAAACCGATTTCATGCCGGGAACGTTTGCCTTGGCAGCACCCTTCAGTGCGGTGTAGAATGTTAGCGCATCGGTGTATGCCTCGCTGCCAACATACAAGGTGGTGTCGTCGATTTCTTCGATGAGCTGCCGCAGCGGTTTTTGCATGCGCGAGAGGTTGTTTACCGTGGTCACGTTGTTCTCGAACTCGGCCACGTTTAAGAAGGCGGGCACCACCGATGGGTTTTGCTTGGCATACTCTAGCGTTTTGGTTACAAACGCCAAGGTTTTGTCGCCCATCTTGGCCAGGTTGTGCCTGTCGTCGTTCGTAAGGTTAATGAGCATCGGAAGGCTATTCTCAACGGTGGTAACGGTGTCGATGGTGGTTTGCGCTAACGATGCGTCGATGGTTATTGCAATCTTTATTTCCATAGTTGTGAATTTAGGTTAATAAAATAGTTACTTGCTGTTGCAGTGAGGTATGTTGCCAAAATGCTCACTCAACTGGATGCAAGTTATTACCTCTTTCTGTTCAAAAAAATAGCCCTTTCGGGCTATTTTTTAGCTGCCGTGTGCCGCTAAAAAAATGCGAAGTGCCTCTACGCGGTTCTTCACGCCCAGCTTTGCGTATATGTTCTTGGTGTGGTTCTTTACGGTGTGTGGGCTTATAAATAGTTTCTCGGCAATCTCTTTGTTTAGGAGGCCCATAGCGAGAAATTCCAAAATTTGTTTCTCGCGGGTGGTGAGGTTTGCAACCGGTAGCTCTCGGTTGTGAGCAGCGGGGAGGCTGTTAATAAATTCGCACATGATGTGCAGCCCTCGCAGCGCCTTTCCCTGGTTGTTTAGGTAGGTGTCTCTTTCGGACTCGATTTCTAACGTGGACGATTCGAGGCATACGTGGGTGGTTTTAAGGTAGCCATTCTCTACCTCTTGGTGCCTCATTACCAAGCGGAGCAACGCTTGCTCTTGCTTTTCGGGAAGCGTGAGGTCGATGAAGGAAATGGTGTAGCTTGGAGCCAGAATATTGGTAGTGCCAACCCACGGTGGCTTAGCAAAAAGGTGCGCTCGATGTGGGTGCTTGTTGTTCGTATCGAGCCGTATTCTCTCTGGGAAATGAATAATGGCCAGCTTTATCATCGTTATCGGTAGGTTGATAAAACAATAATACAGAGTTAAATGTATGAAATGTTTTTGGGCTGGCAAATATATTGTTGCCTTTTGTCGTGCCTGTTTTGGTAAATATAAAGTGTCGCCTGCATGTTCGCAAACCATTTGCTTCGATGATTATTACTGAAAACATTGTCGATGATTATTGGGATGCAGAGGCGAAAAAAGAATATTTGTTTAGTGGCTAAGTTCTAGCTATTACAATATTTATTTGTTTTAACATGGTTGATTCCAATTGCAACTAATAGGTCAGCGCTACGCGCCTTTTATGCAATATGGAGATATCTCCAGCTACGCTGCTAAATAATCCAATTGCATTACACTATCGCCTTATGGTTCGCGAGTTGCCCAGCCGCGTAGCGGCGAACTCTTTGTAGAAACACAATAGTATAAAACCAAGAAAGCCGCGTAGCGGCGACCTCTCGGTTTTGTAAACCATGCAAGGTGGTTTTGCGGTTTGTTTTAGAACTCAGCAAGTTTAGTTAATCAGCAGTGTCAAGTAATCGAATCTGTGATATATGTAATATTTTGCAAGAATACTATAACATATTGTGGTGTTATTCTCTCCAACTTTGCTCTTAACTAATATTAACTCAAATACATGCGACTTATGAAACAAATTTTCGCTATCGCTGTTGTTTTTCTTCTTTTTACAGGTGCTACCAGCGCTCAACATTTTAACATTGGTATTAAGGGTGGTTTAAATGCTTATAGCATCACCGAAAAAAGTGTCTTTGATGAGACGCTGAAAGCAGGTTTGCACGTTGGACTTATTGGACACGCTCATCTTTCGAATAATTTTGCCTTGCAACCCGAACTTGTTTATTCGATGCAGGGATCGAAAAGCATTGACCTAAATTACGTTAACGTCCCCTTGTTATTTCAATACATGTTTGACAATGGGTTCAGGTTACAAGCAGGTCCTCAGTTCGGCTTTTTAGTAAGTGCTGAAGATAAAAATAATGTTGATATTAAGAATAATATTGAATCTCTCGATATAGCCATAGCAATGGGGATAAGTTATGTAAACCCTGCTACAAACTTTGGAGTAGATTTCAGGTATAATCATGGCCTTACTGACGTCTCTAAAAATAACGGCCCAAAAATTTTCAATAGAGGATTTCAATTAGGTGTTTTCTACCTGTTAAATCATAAATAATTCGCAGGTATCTGGTTTTTGATACCGCCAATACTTAGTATGTTGGGCAAGAAAGGTTTTTCTGATTGTTCTTC contains:
- a CDS encoding porin family protein, producing MKQIFAIAVVFLLFTGATSAQHFNIGIKGGLNAYSITEKSVFDETLKAGLHVGLIGHAHLSNNFALQPELVYSMQGSKSIDLNYVNVPLLFQYMFDNGFRLQAGPQFGFLVSAEDKNNVDIKNNIESLDIAIAMGISYVNPATNFGVDFRYNHGLTDVSKNNGPKIFNRGFQLGVFYLLNHK
- a CDS encoding response regulator transcription factor encodes the protein MIKLAIIHFPERIRLDTNNKHPHRAHLFAKPPWVGTTNILAPSYTISFIDLTLPEKQEQALLRLVMRHQEVENGYLKTTHVCLESSTLEIESERDTYLNNQGKALRGLHIMCEFINSLPAAHNRELPVANLTTREKQILEFLAMGLLNKEIAEKLFISPHTVKNHTKNIYAKLGVKNRVEALRIFLAAHGS